Proteins from a genomic interval of Xanthomonas sp. AM6:
- a CDS encoding calcium-binding protein produces the protein MSDNSENEAPPQNSSPSLSLEDVNKFGSAFRAGTFAFVAEYERQYAKSIADGADAQVAVKQALEAAHKKQSQIFMSYAAAASSVADPKWKAAYTEASLEAARQAKALSDAQGPMSDVLASYSASATSQYSSLMKANPALRFAAKYGGPVGDVVDIGSAALFGTSGDVAKAVIGAALGAVTGALVTFGLGAVGFVGAPALAIAGIAAIGVGVFAPDLVPDSWWDGLGEWGKEALNDVADWFEDSWYDTARWWGDRTDELGDSLKDMFDRARNFVPRRDPLVLDLDGDGIETISANGGVLFDHDGDGVKNGTGWIGPDDGLVVMDRNGNGRIDGGSELFGADTNLSSGANGVSGFAALADLDSNSDGIFNYADEHFGDVRIWRDLNQDGVSQADELFRFDQLGVASIVLKPVATEDVDLGNGNIVDNRGTYIRSDGTAGLAGDLQLAMDYFFRDFTESLDPVNVTDEAGQLPDLKGSGAVRDLKEAASLSQDLLAAIQALTPGTSRDAMRAALDTILANWAGTSTMKSSEDILEASSSTTRTVYYHGAVPAAVADQGAAAVEAWEKQQHAQLAPIIAILEKFNGSSLISYQNDQVSTGGNTYSWKNATRADGSAEQVMSVVLQPEQISALLSAYANLKESVYAGLVTQTRLHDYVDSLAMRVVDGKLQFDISGLGVMLESKAQSNLGEGLQDVLDLYKYAGSFLAEAGWDGPALLNNWIESASATSAGLEAIAFAGIQSVSGNFTGTSANDLVWGETTKDIIHGGAGDDMLGGGAEADTLYGEAGNDRLFGGSSDDALFGGSGNDILLGGGGNDTLDGGAGMNRLEGGAGDDVLSVLYDSQDNVLAGGTGTDTLTGSYASDTYLFNKGDGRDTVVETSYTSGAMDKIVFGEGIAAGSVRVLREGVTWCCPLVMVRMRFG, from the coding sequence ATGAGTGATAATTCTGAAAACGAAGCGCCGCCACAGAATTCGTCCCCGTCCTTAAGTCTGGAGGATGTAAACAAATTTGGAAGCGCGTTCCGCGCGGGAACGTTCGCTTTTGTGGCTGAATATGAGAGACAGTACGCAAAGTCTATCGCCGATGGAGCCGACGCTCAGGTCGCAGTAAAGCAGGCGTTGGAAGCTGCACACAAAAAGCAGTCACAGATTTTCATGAGCTATGCAGCAGCGGCGAGCTCTGTCGCTGATCCAAAGTGGAAAGCCGCTTATACGGAGGCCTCCCTTGAGGCTGCGCGCCAGGCTAAAGCGTTAAGTGATGCACAGGGGCCTATGTCTGACGTGTTGGCTTCCTACTCTGCAAGTGCTACTTCCCAGTATTCCTCATTAATGAAGGCAAATCCTGCGTTGAGATTTGCCGCAAAATATGGCGGTCCAGTAGGGGATGTCGTGGATATCGGTAGCGCCGCCCTGTTCGGCACATCGGGCGATGTTGCTAAAGCAGTAATTGGTGCCGCTCTTGGTGCCGTTACTGGGGCATTAGTAACTTTCGGACTCGGCGCGGTAGGATTTGTTGGAGCTCCGGCTTTGGCGATCGCGGGCATTGCTGCCATTGGCGTAGGAGTATTTGCTCCCGATCTGGTCCCTGATAGCTGGTGGGATGGACTCGGGGAGTGGGGCAAGGAAGCTCTGAATGATGTCGCGGATTGGTTCGAAGATTCATGGTATGACACCGCTAGGTGGTGGGGAGATCGAACCGACGAGTTGGGTGACTCATTGAAAGATATGTTTGACCGTGCCAGAAACTTTGTTCCGCGCAGGGATCCACTCGTACTGGATCTTGATGGTGATGGGATAGAGACGATATCCGCTAATGGCGGCGTTCTTTTTGACCATGACGGTGACGGCGTAAAGAATGGAACCGGATGGATTGGCCCAGATGACGGGCTGGTTGTCATGGATAGGAATGGAAATGGAAGGATTGATGGTGGCTCTGAATTATTTGGAGCTGATACAAATCTTTCTTCTGGTGCTAATGGCGTATCAGGTTTTGCCGCTTTGGCTGACCTCGATAGCAATAGCGACGGAATATTTAATTATGCGGATGAACATTTTGGTGATGTTCGCATATGGCGTGATCTTAACCAGGATGGTGTATCGCAAGCGGATGAGTTATTTAGGTTTGACCAGCTTGGCGTCGCGTCGATAGTGTTAAAGCCTGTCGCTACCGAAGATGTCGACCTTGGTAATGGAAATATCGTTGACAATCGCGGTACTTATATTCGATCGGACGGCACAGCCGGCTTGGCTGGTGATCTCCAGCTGGCGATGGATTACTTCTTTCGGGACTTCACGGAATCTTTGGATCCAGTGAACGTGACAGATGAAGCCGGGCAATTACCTGATCTCAAGGGTAGCGGCGCGGTGCGCGATCTGAAAGAAGCCGCAAGCCTGTCGCAGGATTTATTGGCTGCTATTCAGGCGCTGACACCTGGTACATCACGCGACGCAATGCGGGCCGCACTGGACACGATCCTTGCGAATTGGGCAGGTACGTCGACCATGAAAAGCAGCGAGGATATTCTCGAGGCGTCTAGCTCGACAACACGCACCGTCTATTACCATGGAGCGGTACCCGCTGCTGTTGCCGATCAGGGGGCTGCCGCGGTCGAAGCATGGGAGAAGCAGCAGCACGCGCAGCTGGCGCCGATCATTGCGATTCTGGAAAAGTTCAACGGCTCAAGTTTGATCAGCTACCAGAACGACCAGGTTTCGACGGGTGGCAACACCTATAGCTGGAAGAATGCTACGCGAGCCGATGGTAGTGCGGAGCAAGTGATGAGCGTGGTGCTACAGCCCGAGCAGATCAGTGCTTTGCTCAGTGCTTACGCCAATTTGAAGGAGTCCGTGTATGCGGGGCTCGTGACTCAGACTCGTCTTCATGACTATGTTGATAGCCTTGCCATGCGCGTCGTCGACGGCAAGTTGCAGTTCGACATTTCTGGTCTAGGTGTCATGCTGGAAAGTAAGGCCCAGAGCAATCTTGGGGAGGGACTTCAGGACGTTCTTGATCTCTATAAATATGCGGGAAGTTTTCTCGCCGAGGCTGGCTGGGACGGCCCGGCGTTGCTGAACAACTGGATCGAAAGCGCCAGCGCGACGTCCGCTGGGCTTGAAGCTATCGCGTTTGCAGGCATCCAGAGCGTGTCAGGAAATTTCACGGGCACGTCTGCGAATGATCTGGTTTGGGGTGAAACGACCAAGGACATCATTCATGGAGGTGCAGGCGATGACATGCTCGGCGGAGGCGCTGAGGCGGATACCTTGTATGGCGAGGCTGGGAACGACAGGTTGTTTGGTGGTTCAAGCGACGACGCACTCTTCGGCGGTAGCGGCAACGACATTCTGTTGGGTGGCGGGGGCAACGACACATTGGACGGTGGCGCAGGCATGAACCGTCTGGAAGGCGGTGCGGGCGACGACGTACTGAGCGTGCTCTATGACTCGCAGGACAACGTGCTGGCCGGTGGGACCGGGACCGACACGCTGACTGGCAGCTATGCCTCGGACACCTATCTGTTCAACAAGGGCGATGGCCGTGACACGGTGGTGGAGACTTCTTACACCAGCGGGGCGATGGACAAGATCGTGTTCGGTGAAGGCATCGCAGCCGGCAGCGTACGGGTGTTGAGAGAGGGCGTGACGTGGTGTTGTCCGTTGGTGATGGTGCGGATGCGGTTCGGCTGA
- a CDS encoding calcium-binding protein yields MVLSVGDGADAVRLRNWLDSSGYESAGAGIEQVVFADGTIWTPATIKAAGLTTLGTEGNDTLTGWGGNDILLGGGGNDTLDGGAGMNRLEGGAGDDVLSVLYDSQDNVLAGGTGTDTLTGSYASDTYLFNKGDGRDTVVETSYTSGAMDKIVFGEGIAAGSVRVLREGRDVVLSVGDGADAVRLRNWLDSSGYESAGAGIEQVVFADGTIWTPATIKAAGLTTLGTAGNDTLTGWGGNDILLGGEGNDTLDGGAGMNRLEGGAGDDVLSVLYDSQDNVLAGGTGTDTLTGSYASDTYLFNKGDGRDTVVETSYTSGAMDKIVFGEGIAAGSVRVLREGVTWCCPLVMVRMRFG; encoded by the coding sequence GTGGTGTTGTCCGTTGGTGATGGTGCGGATGCGGTTCGGCTGAGGAACTGGCTGGACTCCAGCGGCTACGAGAGCGCGGGTGCGGGCATCGAGCAGGTTGTTTTTGCCGATGGGACGATCTGGACGCCAGCGACCATAAAGGCGGCGGGCCTGACGACGCTGGGCACGGAAGGGAACGACACGCTGACGGGCTGGGGTGGCAACGACATTCTGTTGGGTGGCGGGGGCAACGACACATTGGACGGTGGCGCAGGCATGAACCGTCTGGAAGGCGGTGCGGGCGACGACGTACTGAGCGTGCTCTATGACTCGCAAGACAACGTGCTGGCCGGTGGGACCGGGACCGACACACTGACTGGCAGCTATGCCTCGGACACCTATCTGTTCAACAAGGGCGATGGCCGTGACACGGTGGTGGAGACTTCTTACACCAGCGGGGCGATGGACAAGATCGTGTTCGGTGAAGGCATCGCAGCCGGCAGCGTACGGGTGTTGAGAGAGGGGCGTGACGTGGTGCTGTCCGTTGGTGATGGTGCGGATGCGGTTCGGCTGAGGAACTGGCTGGACTCCAGCGGCTACGAGAGCGCGGGTGCCGGCATCGAGCAGGTTGTTTTTGCCGATGGGACGATCTGGACGCCAGCGACCATAAAGGCGGCGGGCCTGACGACGCTGGGCACGGCAGGGAACGACACGCTGACGGGCTGGGGTGGCAACGACATTCTGTTGGGTGGCGAGGGCAACGACACATTGGACGGTGGCGCAGGCATGAACCGTCTGGAAGGCGGTGCGGGCGACGACGTACTGAGCGTGCTCTATGACTCGCAAGACAACGTGCTGGCCGGTGGGACCGGGACCGACACACTGACCGGCAGCTATGCCTCGGACACCTATCTGTTCAACAAGGGCGATGGCCGTGACACGGTGGTGGAGACTTCTTACACCAGCGGGGCGATGGACAAGATCGTGTTCGGTGAAGGCATCGCAGCCGGCAGCGTACGGGTGTTGAGAGAGGGCGTGACGTGGTGTTGTCCGTTGGTGATGGTGCGGATGCGGTTCGGCTGA
- a CDS encoding calcium-binding protein yields the protein MVLSVGDGADAVRLRNWLDSSGYESAGAGIEQVVFADGTIWTPATIKAAGLTTLGTEGNDTLTGWRGNDILLGGGGNDTLDGGAGMNRLEGGAGDDVLSVLYDSQDNVLAGGTGTDTLTGSYASDTYLFNKGDGRDTVVETSYTSGAMDKIVFGEGIAAGSVRVLREGRDVVLSVGDGADAVRLRNWLDSSGYESAGAGIEQVVFADGTIWTPATIKAAGLTTLGTEGNDTLTGWGGNDILLGGGGNDTLDGGAGMNRLEGGAGDDVLSVLYDSQDNVLAGGTGTDTLTGSYASDTYLFNKGDGRDTVVETSTYSGATDRIVFDKDLAVDDTFFSRSGNDLAITIRGSDDQLTVSGWFSSSSRQVEYLQFKDKTVASSEVAALIAAMATTSSSSAPLVSSNSQEAKLLVASSIV from the coding sequence GTGGTGTTGTCCGTTGGTGATGGTGCGGATGCGGTTCGGCTGAGGAACTGGCTGGACTCCAGCGGCTACGAGAGCGCGGGTGCGGGCATCGAGCAGGTTGTTTTTGCCGATGGGACGATCTGGACGCCAGCGACCATAAAGGCGGCGGGCCTGACGACGCTGGGCACGGAAGGGAACGACACGCTGACGGGCTGGCGTGGCAACGACATTCTGTTGGGTGGCGGGGGCAACGACACATTGGACGGTGGCGCAGGCATGAACCGTCTGGAAGGCGGTGCGGGCGACGACGTACTGAGCGTGCTCTATGACTCGCAGGACAACGTGCTGGCCGGTGGGACCGGGACCGACACACTGACCGGCAGCTATGCCTCGGACACCTATCTGTTCAACAAGGGCGATGGCCGTGACACGGTGGTGGAGACTTCTTACACCAGCGGGGCGATGGACAAGATCGTGTTCGGTGAAGGCATCGCAGCCGGCAGCGTACGGGTGTTGAGAGAGGGGCGTGACGTGGTGTTGTCCGTTGGTGATGGTGCGGATGCGGTTCGGCTGAGGAACTGGCTGGACTCCAGCGGCTACGAGAGCGCGGGTGCGGGCATCGAGCAGGTTGTTTTTGCCGATGGGACGATCTGGACGCCAGCGACCATAAAGGCGGCGGGCCTGACGACGCTGGGCACGGAAGGGAACGACACGCTGACGGGCTGGGGTGGCAACGACATTCTGTTGGGTGGCGGGGGCAACGACACATTGGATGGTGGCGCAGGCATGAACCGTCTGGAAGGCGGTGCGGGCGACGACGTACTGAGCGTGCTCTATGACTCGCAAGACAACGTGCTGGCCGGTGGGACCGGGACCGACACACTGACCGGCAGCTATGCCTCGGACACCTATCTGTTCAACAAGGGCGATGGCCGTGACACGGTGGTGGAGACTTCGACTTACAGCGGCGCTACGGATCGTATTGTCTTTGACAAGGATCTTGCTGTAGACGACACCTTCTTCAGCAGATCCGGAAACGATCTGGCCATCACCATTCGGGGAAGCGACGATCAGCTGACCGTCTCTGGTTGGTTTTCTTCCAGCTCCCGCCAAGTCGAGTATTTGCAGTTCAAGGACAAGACTGTCGCGTCTAGCGAAGTGGCCGCCTTGATCGCTGCAATGGCCACTACCAGCTCCTCGTCCGCACCGTTGGTATCTTCCAACTCTCAAGAAGCAAAGCTGTTGGTTGCCAGTTCAATAGTCTGA
- the rsgA gene encoding ribosome small subunit-dependent GTPase A has protein sequence MTSPQIDFDALRPIGWPWPGMPEEPAWLAAMAAHPLARPVRVSEQHRTGYVVADAVDTGFKVESLPEWQRPRFPSHERAAVGDWVLLEDDKRIVALLPRRTAIKRGAAGEHYHQQVIAANIDTVFIVCGLDADFNPRRIERYLLLVGGGGAEPVVILTKADLTEYADDALAVLEELAAQNIPLLTVNAKDADSVAALRPWLGAGRTAVLVGSSGAGKSTLTNTLLGVQKMRTAAVRENDSRGRHTTTHRALLPLPSGACLIDTPGMRELKPTGEEDLAEGGFADIEALAAQCRFNDCAHQAEPGCAVQAAIERGEIDEARLANYMKLREEVAGAAGKLAQRQAQNAAAGRSGKPGGKRPPPRNQRR, from the coding sequence ATGACTTCCCCCCAGATCGACTTCGACGCGCTGCGCCCCATCGGCTGGCCCTGGCCCGGCATGCCGGAAGAACCGGCCTGGCTGGCGGCGATGGCCGCGCATCCGCTGGCGCGGCCGGTGCGGGTCAGCGAGCAGCACCGCACCGGCTACGTGGTGGCCGATGCGGTGGATACCGGGTTCAAGGTCGAGTCGCTGCCGGAATGGCAGCGGCCGCGCTTTCCCAGCCACGAGCGGGCGGCGGTCGGCGACTGGGTGTTGCTGGAGGACGACAAGCGCATCGTGGCATTGCTGCCGCGACGCACCGCGATCAAGCGCGGCGCGGCCGGGGAGCACTACCACCAGCAGGTGATCGCAGCCAACATCGATACGGTGTTCATCGTCTGCGGCCTGGATGCGGACTTCAATCCGCGGCGCATCGAGCGCTATCTGCTGCTGGTCGGCGGCGGTGGCGCCGAGCCGGTGGTGATCCTGACCAAGGCCGATCTCACCGAGTACGCGGACGATGCGCTGGCGGTGCTGGAGGAACTGGCCGCGCAGAACATTCCCCTGCTGACCGTCAACGCCAAGGACGCCGACAGCGTGGCGGCGCTGCGGCCGTGGCTGGGCGCGGGGCGCACCGCGGTGCTGGTCGGTTCGTCCGGCGCCGGCAAGTCCACCCTCACCAACACCTTGCTCGGGGTGCAGAAGATGCGCACCGCGGCGGTGCGCGAGAACGATTCGCGCGGCCGCCACACCACCACGCACCGGGCGCTGCTGCCGCTGCCGTCCGGCGCCTGCCTGATCGACACGCCGGGCATGCGCGAGCTCAAGCCCACCGGCGAGGAGGACCTGGCCGAGGGCGGGTTCGCCGACATCGAGGCGCTGGCGGCGCAGTGCCGTTTCAACGATTGCGCGCACCAGGCCGAGCCGGGCTGCGCGGTGCAGGCGGCGATCGAGCGCGGCGAGATCGACGAGGCGCGGCTGGCCAACTACATGAAGCTGCGCGAGGAGGTCGCCGGCGCGGCCGGCAAGCTGGCGCAGCGCCAGGCGCAGAACGCGGCTGCCGGCAGGTCGGGCAAGCCCGGCGGCAAGCGCCCGCCGCCGCGCAACCAGCGCCGCTGA
- a CDS encoding flavohemoglobin expression-modulating QEGLA motif protein has product MTALPADILHHAALDARLVKAVRGIRLLALASWPAALQAPFLDSVARGQPQLPQVQCPRLEFADTRRELAAIGQAADPAHPLGAYLQASARSWDLAAALLESLGTPAVGNYSAQLFGAPEDPMPGHGPTTRDAARHFIHIAQELDRELLSAEEQVPVSASALRLQLQQDLDGFFGKRVIAVELDPELLAKAAAGAHRIRLRSGASFSDYDRAQLFHHEALVHSLTALNGREQVHLPSLALSSPRVTATQEGLATFAEQITGSIDIARMKRISLRIEAIALARDGADFIEVFRYFDAAGQSPAESFSSAQRVFRGVPTSGGAAFTKDTVYLRGLVSVHTFFRQALQRDRLPLCRWLFAGKMALEDVAAFAPLFEAGVLAPPRWLPDWVARASGLAGMLAFSLFANRIRMDQLDGADGA; this is encoded by the coding sequence ATGACCGCGCTGCCCGCCGACATCCTGCACCACGCCGCGCTGGATGCGCGCTTGGTCAAGGCGGTGCGCGGCATCCGCCTGCTGGCGCTGGCGAGCTGGCCGGCGGCGCTGCAGGCGCCGTTCCTGGATAGCGTGGCGCGCGGCCAGCCGCAGCTGCCGCAGGTGCAGTGCCCGCGGCTGGAATTCGCCGACACGCGCCGCGAGCTGGCCGCGATCGGCCAGGCGGCCGATCCGGCGCATCCGCTCGGCGCCTATCTGCAGGCCTCGGCGCGCAGCTGGGACCTGGCCGCGGCCTTGCTGGAATCGCTGGGCACGCCGGCGGTCGGCAACTACTCGGCGCAGCTGTTCGGCGCGCCCGAGGACCCGATGCCCGGGCACGGCCCGACCACCCGCGACGCCGCGCGCCATTTCATCCATATCGCGCAGGAGCTGGATCGCGAACTGCTGTCGGCCGAGGAACAGGTGCCGGTGTCGGCCAGTGCGCTGCGCCTGCAACTGCAGCAGGACCTGGACGGATTCTTCGGCAAGCGGGTGATCGCGGTCGAGCTGGATCCGGAGTTGCTGGCCAAGGCCGCGGCCGGCGCGCACCGCATCCGCCTGCGCTCGGGTGCTTCCTTCAGCGACTACGACCGCGCCCAGCTGTTCCACCACGAGGCGCTGGTGCATTCGCTGACCGCGCTCAACGGCCGCGAGCAGGTGCATCTGCCGAGCCTGGCGCTGTCCTCGCCGCGGGTCACCGCGACCCAGGAGGGACTGGCGACCTTCGCCGAGCAGATCACCGGCAGCATCGACATCGCGCGGATGAAGCGGATCAGCCTGCGCATCGAGGCGATCGCGCTGGCGCGCGACGGCGCCGACTTCATCGAGGTGTTCCGCTATTTCGATGCGGCCGGGCAATCGCCGGCGGAGAGCTTCTCCTCGGCGCAACGCGTGTTCCGCGGCGTGCCCACGAGCGGCGGCGCCGCGTTCACCAAGGACACGGTGTACCTGCGCGGGCTGGTGTCGGTGCACACCTTCTTCCGCCAGGCCCTGCAGCGCGACCGCCTGCCGCTGTGCCGCTGGCTGTTCGCCGGCAAGATGGCGCTGGAGGACGTGGCCGCGTTCGCGCCGCTGTTCGAGGCCGGGGTGTTGGCGCCGCCGCGCTGGCTGCCGGACTGGGTGGCGCGCGCCAGCGGCCTGGCCGGGATGCTGGCGTTCTCGCTGTTCGCCAACCGCATCCGCATGGACCAGCTGGACGGCGCCGACGGCGCCTGA
- the phbB gene encoding acetoacetyl-CoA reductase, which yields MTLRIAYVTSGMGSIGTAICQKLARNGHTVVAGCGPNSPRKAAWLREQRELGFDFVASEGNATDWDSTVAAFAKVRAEVGEIDVLVNNAGGSRDTLFRQMSREDWQAVIASNLNSLFNITKQVVDGMTTRGWGRIVNIGAVSAQKGQIGQINYATAKAAMQGFSRALAQEVASRGVTVNTVSPGYIASASISSFPPDVLDRLATSVPLRRLGKPEEVAALCGWLTSDEAAYVTGADYAVNGGLHMA from the coding sequence ATGACGCTAAGAATCGCCTACGTCACCAGCGGCATGGGCAGCATCGGTACCGCGATCTGCCAGAAGCTGGCCCGCAACGGGCACACCGTGGTCGCCGGCTGCGGCCCCAATTCGCCGCGCAAGGCGGCATGGCTGCGCGAGCAACGCGAGCTGGGCTTCGACTTCGTCGCCTCCGAAGGCAACGCCACCGACTGGGACTCCACCGTCGCCGCGTTCGCCAAGGTCAGGGCCGAGGTCGGCGAGATCGACGTGCTGGTCAACAACGCCGGCGGCAGCCGCGACACGCTGTTCCGGCAGATGAGCCGCGAGGACTGGCAGGCGGTGATCGCCAGCAACCTCAACTCGCTGTTCAACATCACCAAGCAGGTGGTGGACGGCATGACCACGCGCGGTTGGGGACGCATCGTCAACATCGGCGCGGTCAGCGCGCAGAAGGGCCAGATCGGGCAGATCAACTACGCCACCGCCAAGGCCGCGATGCAGGGCTTCAGCCGCGCGCTGGCGCAGGAAGTGGCCTCGCGCGGGGTCACCGTCAACACGGTGTCGCCCGGCTACATCGCCAGCGCCTCGATCAGCAGCTTCCCGCCGGACGTGCTCGACCGGCTGGCGACCTCGGTGCCGCTGCGCCGGCTCGGCAAGCCCGAGGAAGTGGCCGCGCTGTGCGGCTGGCTGACCTCCGACGAAGCCGCCTACGTCACCGGCGCCGACTACGCGGTCAACGGCGGCCTGCACATGGCATGA